CGTCACCGCACGGGCGCGGGTCGACGCCCTGGAGGCGTTCCTCTGGCTCGCCGAACGGTCGCCCGATGCGGCCGAACGCTGGCGTCTCGCCTTGCAGGAAGCCATCGAAGGGCTGTCGACGATGCCCGAGCGGCATCCCGTGGCCGAGGAGGAATCCGAACGTCTCGGCGTCGCCCTCAGGTAGATGCTCTACGGACGCCGTCGCGGCACTTATCGCCTGCTCTTCTCCATCCAGGACGACGTCGTGACGCTCCACTACGTCCGCCACGCCTCCCGAGGGCCGATCGAGCCCTGACCTTCGTCGGAAGCGACGGCGGTGCGGGCCGGGGCTCGGCGTGCAGTCGGCGCGAGCCCCGCGCGAGGTTCAGGCGGTGCCCTCGGCGATCGGGACGCCGTTGGGCTCCGCGCCGTCGTGGGATGGGGTCGGCCTGCTGCGGGGGGCGCCGTCGCGCTTCAGGATCTGCGCCATCTGGATGGCGAGGGCGTGGAATTCCCGGGGGTTGGAGGGGGCCGCGACGAGGTGGACGTTCTCGTCGGAGCGCGACGCGGTCGGGTCGACGGGCATGCAGACCTGGTGGTTGCGGATGTTGTGCACGCCGTACAGGACCTCCACCTCCCACTTGCCGCTGGTCTCGACTTCCTGGCGGAGGCCGAACGCCGTCTGGGCGGCGTTGATGCAGACGGCCGACTCGATCAGGGCCTCGCGATATCCGGGCTCGTCGCGGGCGTTGGGCCCCCAGACCTCCTTGAAGCCGTTGGCCGCCTCGCGGACCGCGACGAAGATGCTCTGGGTGAGGGAGCGGAGCACCGGCGAGACCGATTTCGACCAGAACCGCAGCGGTCGGAGATAGGAGTCGACCGCGGCCGTGACGGCCCCGCAGCCGCTGTGGCCCAGCACCACGACGACGCGGATGCTCTCGCTCAGGTTCACCAGCGCGTAGTCGACGCTCGCCTGGCAGACGTCGCCCATCACGTTGCCGGCCACCCGGATCACGAACAGGTCGTTGAACCCCTGGCCGAACAGCATCTCGGTCGGCACCCGGGCGTCCGAACAACCGACCACCACCGCGAACGGCGACTGCCTGGGCATCTCGCCGTACGTCCTCGGCATCCCCATCTCCAGGCCGTTGCACGACACGATGTAGCGCGGCTCGCCCGGGGACGGGGTCCGCGTCCGGCAGCTCTCCATCCAGTGGGAGAACATCCGATTCCCATCCTCGAGCACGCGGCGGGCTGCCTCCGCGTCGGGAGGCACGGGCTTGGCCGAAGGATTGTCCGCGTCGAATCGGTAGATGTAATCGATCGTATTCATGTAAGCCCCTGCCGACATCCCAGAACGTCCCCGCGCGTGGTCGACGTCGCGCGGTATAATTAAAGGATACTCATTAGGGGCCCGGGGGTCTCCCTCGCGTTTCGCGAATTTCGGGCCCGGCGCGGGCTCGCGTTCAGGCCCGGGGTCGAGAGGACGCGGGCCTTCCGCCCGCGCCGGGGACGGCTCCCCGGACCGCCCGTCCTCGGACGGGGGCGGGCGATCGGGACGCGCATGAAGAAGCCCCCGGCTCTCCGTAGCCCGGGGGCGAACCTACCCGCTCATGTTTCTGCGATCCGTTCCGGCGCAACCGCTCAGGCGACCAATTGGGCCTCGTCCGGCGCCGCTTTGGCGACTTCCCGAGCCGCCTCGAACAGCGGGTAGGAATCCACCTTCACCGGAGCGAGAGCCGGCGACCTGCCTTCCAGCACGTCGATCTTCTTGCGCAGCCGGGCGCTGACGCCCGCGTGCGCCGCCTGGCTCTGAAGCGCGTGGAAGAGTTTCGGGCCGGCCTCGGGGCCATACTTCCGGACGTAGTTTTCGAGCCGCCTCATCCCCGTTTCCCCTCTCCGGCCGTCTGGCCGATTTTAACCCTCGTTTGCTACCTTAAGTACGTCCGGGTCCAGGACTTGGTTCGGATTTGATGGTTGTTTCCGGGCGACGTTTCCGAAAATTTCGTGCGTCCCGTCCACGGACGCCGTCGACCCCGTGTCGAGGCCGACGAACAGCCTCCCAATCGCGAGGGGCGAGAGTTAGGCCGTCCGCGAAGCCCCGACCAATGTCTCCGCCGTGTTCGGCGCCCGGCCGGCCGTCCGCTTCCCGTACGGCGACGCTACGTTCGACATGTGGGACGGCCTGGGCGTCACGCCGGCCGTCGTGGGCGCGGTCGTCGCCACGCATTTCGTGGAGCTTCTGGCGGCGGTTCGAAGAGGACGGTCGTCTTCGCGGGTCGGGTGGCGAATAGCTGAGCGAGACGGCGGGTGCCACGACGACGAGACAACCCACCGCGTCGTTCCCGTCCCCCCTGCTCCCTGGTATGGTTGACATGCTTTGGCCGTGATGGAAGAGCAGCCATTCGGTCGCCCTCCTCCCATCGCGCGAAGCCTCGGCATCCCGGAACGACGATCACCTCGCGTCAACACCCCGGAGAGGCACCGATGCGCAGACCAACCCCGATCACCGCGTGCGCCCTGACCGGTCTCGTCCTGCTCGCCGCGTCGGGCCGCGCCATGGCGGACTTCCTGCCCGGTCAGTTCATCACCCATTCGCAGGAAAGCTGGGGCGGGGCGCCCGCCCCGGGCAACGCGGCCCAACTGCTCATGGACCGGTTCGATTTCGTGTACCCCACCGGGTCGGTCGAGGTCGGGGTGGGAGGTCCCGGCGGGTTCTCGGCCATCTTCACCAGCGGCCCGGCCGTCCTGGACTATCTCCCGGCGAGCGGCGGCCCCGACCCGCTGAACCAGGACCTGCTCGATCCGACCTCCACGAGTTCGGGCGTGCTCGGCGGGCAGGTCCTTGCGCTGCGGCTGAACGTCGACTTCAACAAAGCGGGATACCTGGTCGGTCGGATGATCGCCATCTCCCACCTCGTGTTCGCCTCGACCCACCCGTAGAGCCTGAAGTTGTGATACTTCGAGTCGGCGTACATCCGCGTCACCTTCCCCATCGGCTGGCCGTCGAGGCGGGCGAACAACTCGGTGGCGGCCCGGGCGTCGTCCACCGAGGCGGCCGTCACGAGCACGGCGAGCAGCAACCCCATGGAGTCCACGACGATGTGGCGTTTCCGCCCGTCGACGTTCTTGGCGTTGTCGCGGCCCCGTTGTTCGCCGCCGGAGGTCGAGTCGACCGACTGGCTGTCGACGCTGGCCGTGGTCCGGGGCCGATAGGGCTTCTCCTTCGTCCGCACCTTCCGCCGCAGGGCGTCGTGGACGCGGTCGAGCGTGCCGTTCGACCGCCACTCGTCGAAGTAACGCCAAGCCGTGCTGCGGGGAGGGAAGCCCTCGGGCAGGTATCGCCGCTGGCAACCCGTGCGGAGCATGTAGAGGATCGCGTCGAGGACCTCGCGGACGTCGGTCCTGCGCGGCCGTCCGCCGGGATAGACCGGGATCAGCGGCTCGATCAAGGCCCACTGCTCGTCGCTGATGTCGCTGGGGTAGCGTCGGGTTCTCATCTCCTCCCTACGCCGCCCAATGCCTCTTTGTTCCACTTATGGGACAGTCTCTAAGTGATGGCGTTCATGTTCGGAGCGACACTACATGGTCGTTGACGAAGCCGCTAGATTGTCCGTTGCAAACGCTCTTGAGGATTACGTGGAAGGTCGGATTGGAAGTCGTGCGCTCAATGCTGTGCTCGTACTAGGTGAAAAACGAGACACTGTGTGCTATGAATTGTACTTTGCATTGGTGGATGATTTTTATAGTATCTGGGAAGACCATGCGAATTCTGGAAAGATGGCCCTTTCTGCACGCCAAAGGCGCATGATCGGAAGATGGGTGTGCTTGCTGAAGTCAAGAGAAGAATGGCCCTTGCCATCGCGATTCGGGAAGCCCTGGCTGGCGAAATTGATTTCCGAGTTGTGGCAGCTTGCTCTGGAGGCGGCGTATCGTAGATCACCGCTTGATAATGAGTTTTGGCCGTACGACGCCAAGGACGAATGGCAACGCAGATTCAATATGGAATGATACAGCGGTTTGCCCTCGGGTGGCGTACGGGGATAATAGCTGAAGGAGCCATGGCCGCGTGACGCGGCGGCTCGGGAGGCGTGCCGTGGGCAGGGCTTATTCGGCGGACCTGCGTCAACGGGTGGTCGACGCGGTGGACCGGGGCGAGGGCTCGCAACGCGAGATCGCCCGCCGCTTCGGCGTCAGCTTGTCGTTCGTCGTGCGGATGCTCCAGCGGCGGCGGAGCGGCGGCGGGTTGGAGCCCAAGCCCCACGGCGGCGGGGCCGGCTTCAAGCTCTCGGTCGACGATCGCATCCGGCTGTTCGACCTGTCCCGCCGGCATACCGACCCCACGCTCAAGCGGCTCAAGGAGATGGGGGGCTTCGACTGCACGCTCGTGACCATCTGGAGGACGCTGCGGCGGGCCCGCTGGACGCGCAAGAAGAAGAGCCTGCACGCGGACGAACGCGACGGCCCCGACGTCAAGGAGAGCCGCCGGAAATTCCGCCGCAAGGCGAGGCGGCTGGACGCGCGACGGCTGATCTTCCTGGACGAGGCCGGCGTCGACACGTCGATGACCCCGACCCACGGCTGGGCCCCGAGGGGGCGACGGGTCGAGGGCTCGGCCCCGAAGTCGTGGTCGACGACGACGGTGGTCTCGGCGATGGGCCTCGACGGCGTGAGAGGCTCGTTGGCGTTCCCCGGCGCGATGGACGAGCCGGCGTTCCGGACCTACGTCGAGCACGTGCTGGCGCCCCACCTCCACCCCGGCGACCTGGTCGTGATGGACAACCTCCGCGTCCACGACTCGCCGGCGGCCGAGGCGGCCATCGAGCGGGCCGGTGCGAGGGAGGTCCGACTGCCGCCGTACAGCCCCGACTACAACCCGATCGAGGAGATGTGGTCGAAGCTCAAGGCCCGCCTGCGCCGGACCGCCGCCAGGACGACGCCGGCCTTGCATCGGGCGATCGCCGACGCCCTCGATCACGTCACGGCCAAAGATATACGCGGCTGGATCCAGCATTCATGGCTGTATGCAACCCCATGGTAAACCGCTGTAATACTACGTAATTGCTTTGATGACTCGCCTGCGCCGTGGCACCCAATGGTCGGTGATCGAGGCGATTTGGTATGGCAGGGTGATCCGACTCCCGGGAAGGCCGCGCCGGCCGGGCGATCAGCGCGGGGCGGCGGTCAGGCCCCGGATCGAGACGTCCAGGGGCTTGCCCTTCGCCGCCGGGCCGAACGTCAGGACGACTTCCTTGACCCGAGACAGGCCGGGGGTCGCGGGGAGTTGCACGCGGAGTTCGGCGTCGGCGTCGGCCGTCGGCGCCAGCGCGACGAACAGCTCGGTGGCGATCCGTCCCGAGGCGGGGTCGGCCTCGGCCTTGACCGGCTTCAGGGTGATCGTCGCGGCCGAGGCCGGGGTGGTCAGTCGGTAGCGCAGGGCAAGGACCGCGCCCGAGAGGTTCGACCCTTCGGCGGCCTCGGAGACGAAGGCGATCCCCGGTTCGTGGGCGTCCGGGCTGGCGACGCGGAAGCCCTGGTCGTCGCGACGGGACTCGATGGGGTTCGTCTTCGCGTCCCAGGCGAATGCCGACGCGGGGGCCGCGAGCAGGTCGACCGCCCCGCCCGTCGGGAAGACCTGCTCCAGCCCCTCGTGGAGCCCCCTGGATTCCAGGTACGCCGCCATGTTGTCCGAGGCGGTCCCGAGGAGTCCCAGGATCAGCGAGAACGTGTGGGCCGAGGTCTGGAAGAGGATCGGCTCCCGGGCGGTCGTGTTGTAGCCCTCCCAGGGGCCGTGATCGGTGAGGAGGGTGGAGAGGACCGGCCAGGACGCGGCGAGGAACGCCTCGACCCGCGCGGGCGCGACGGCGTAGGCCGGGCCGAGCGTGTAGAGCGACGGCGCGTCGATGATCCGCGCGTCGGGCGCCACGGTGATCTCGGGGATGCCGATGTGCCCGGTGTACTGGGTCCCCCGGCCGCTGTAGGACTCGGAGAGGAAGCCGGGGAGGCCGTGCCGGGAGGCGTAGTCGATCTCGACCTCGACGAAGTCTTCCAGGAGCCGCCGCCAGCTCGGCCGGTCCAGCTCGGTCATCGTCAGCTCGAATCCCAGGCCCTGGAACGCCGACCCTTCCCAGGGCGCGAGGACGTGCCGGACGCGGCCGTCGGCGGCCCGGTACGGCTTCATCTTGAAGCCCAGGTTGGCGATCGCGTCGAGCGGCAGCCCGTAGCGGAGGACGATGAACGTGGCCGGGCCGCGGAACTCGTTGACGAGGTAGTCGACGTGGCCGGTGACCCACTTCCCTTCCAGGTCGTTCCAGCCGAAGAGGCGGTCGTGGGTCACGTCGCGGCCGAAGTAGAACTGGCCCGCGGCCGGGTCGTAGAGCCGGGCGTAGCCCTCGCGTTGGGCTTCCAGGAAACGCTCCAGCCGTGCGCGGATCTCGACGGCCTCGGGATCGTCGGCGATCTCGGGCCTCGCCAGCGCGCCGAGGCAGCGGGCGACCGAGGAGGAGAGGTTGGCGTTGTCCACGAAGACGGTCATCACGATCCGCTCGTCGAGGACGTTCATGATCGCCTGTTTCGTCGCGTTGTCGTGGAACGGTTCCAGCGGGCCGTCGAAGTGCTCCCAGCCGAATCCGGGCGCCCGGCGGACCTCGGCCTCGCCGCCGTCCTTGCGGGGCATGAGCCAGCCCTTGGCGACGAGCGCGTCCCACACCGCGTCGACCTTCCCCGGTCCCACCGCCTCGGCGAGCTTGGCCTTCTCCACGTCCGAGGTCAACGGCCCCAGCCGCTTGCCCGTGGCGAGGTCCAGGAAGTTCCCGAGCAGGCCCTCGGCGCTCAGCGAGGGGTCGGCCTGGTCGACCAGCAGGTTCTTCGACTGCCGCGAGAGCAACGCCAGCGCCTCCCGGCGCGGCAGGAACGGGGCGTCGCACGCGCCGGCGGCGACGTTCGCCAGGATCTCCATCCCCTGCCCGATCGCCGTCAGCTGCGTGAACGAGCGCAGGAAGATCCCCCTCGCCGGGTCCTGATTCCAGCCCTCGAACGGATAGCCCGACTCGGCGTCGAAGATCCGGTTGTCCGGCCCCAGGTACCTCAGCGCGTTCGCCAGCAACGCCCGCGCGTGCGGGTGCTCCTCGGGGACGGTCGGGAAGCGGAATCCCGGCTCGCTCTCCGGCGGGGCGGCCGAGGCCGGGGGCGGCGGGGCGGCGGCCAGGGCGAGCGACAGCCCGAGCAGCACCCGTCGAGGGCTCCGGAGGAAGACGTCGAGCCAGCTTGCATCAGGATTCATGATTCGGTCCCCGAATCGACGCCCGTCCGTCCCACGTCCCGCACGACCCGGACGTCCCCCAGCTCCGCGGCGGCCGGGAGGCCCGAGCGGTCGGCGACCACCCCGTCGGCGAGCCTGAGGCCGAGCACCGACTCGACGGCCTGGCGGAACATCCAGCCCGCCGCGCCGGTGTAGCCATTCCAGATCATACGGCCCGGGTCGAACGTCGTCACCATGTCGGCCGCCTGCTGGTTGGGCGGGCCGCCGTAGGTCTCGATCTCGCCGGGGACCGCGTGGAAGACGGCCGCGATCTTCTTCCAGAGGCGGAACGCCGTCTCGACGTACGCCTCGGCCGCCGCGGCGTCGCCCCGCTCGCGGGCATGCTCGGCCAGAATCCGGGCCGCGCCGACGAGCCACTGGACGCCGTGGCAGTACATGCCGTTCTCGCGGACCCCCTCGGGATACCAGCTGCTCCGGCCCAGGTACGGCCGGGTGTCCTCGCGAAGCGGCGGCGAGCCCAGGAGGATCACGTCCCCCCGCTCCAGCTCCGCGAGCGCCGTCTCGAAGACGATCCGGCCGCGCCCGGGGTCGACGCCCGCCATCACGGCCCAGGCGGCGGTGAGGGCGTCGATCTCCCAGACGCCGCTCCCCTTGACCCCGATCTCCGTGCCGTCGTCGTGGATCGCCCGGAGGTAGCGGTCCCCCCGCCAGGTTTTCTGGATCGCCACGTCCAGGTCGGCGAGCCGACGAGCATAGAACCGCCCGCGCGCCTCGCCGTCGCGGGCCTCGATCGCCGGGATCAGCCGCTTGAGGATATAAGAGAGGAAGAACGCCAGCCAGACGCTCTCGCCGCGTCCCTGGGCGCCGATCTCGTCGAGGCCGTCGTTCCAGTCCCCGGTCCCGATCAGCGGCAGGCCGTGCGACCCCATCCGACGATCCAGGACGAGGTCGACCGCCCGCAGGCAATGGCCGTAGACCGAGTCCTCGCGGGTCGACCGCATCGGGTCGAAGCCCATGCCGTGCTTGCCCGCCGGCAGGGGCTCGAACGGCTGCTCCGACTCCAGGTAGGGCGTGCGCTCGTCGAGGATCGAGGCGTCGCCGGTCGCGTCGAGATAGTCGACCACGGCCCAGACCATCCAGAGCAGGTTGTCCGAGGCGTGCGAGCGGCCGACGAACCCGGTGCGGCCGTCCTGGAGCCGGTGGAACCAGTGGACCACGTCCCCTTCCAGGAACTGCTGCGAGGCGTGCAGCAGGATCTGGGAGCGGGCGATCGCCGGGTCGACCCAGATCAGGTTCACCGAGTCCTGGAGCTGGTCGCGGAAGCCGAACGCGCCGCTGGCCTGGTAGAACCCCCGCCGCGACCAGATGCGCACGGCGAGCGCCTGGTACTTGAGCC
This region of Planctomyces sp. SH-PL62 genomic DNA includes:
- a CDS encoding type II toxin-antitoxin system RelE/ParE family toxin, which produces MTYRVVVTARARVDALEAFLWLAERSPDAAERWRLALQEAIEGLSTMPERHPVAEEESERLGVALR
- a CDS encoding carbonic anhydrase translates to MNTIDYIYRFDADNPSAKPVPPDAEAARRVLEDGNRMFSHWMESCRTRTPSPGEPRYIVSCNGLEMGMPRTYGEMPRQSPFAVVVGCSDARVPTEMLFGQGFNDLFVIRVAGNVMGDVCQASVDYALVNLSESIRVVVVLGHSGCGAVTAAVDSYLRPLRFWSKSVSPVLRSLTQSIFVAVREAANGFKEVWGPNARDEPGYREALIESAVCINAAQTAFGLRQEVETSGKWEVEVLYGVHNIRNHQVCMPVDPTASRSDENVHLVAAPSNPREFHALAIQMAQILKRDGAPRSRPTPSHDGAEPNGVPIAEGTA
- a CDS encoding IS630 family transposase, with the protein product MGRAYSADLRQRVVDAVDRGEGSQREIARRFGVSLSFVVRMLQRRRSGGGLEPKPHGGGAGFKLSVDDRIRLFDLSRRHTDPTLKRLKEMGGFDCTLVTIWRTLRRARWTRKKKSLHADERDGPDVKESRRKFRRKARRLDARRLIFLDEAGVDTSMTPTHGWAPRGRRVEGSAPKSWSTTTVVSAMGLDGVRGSLAFPGAMDEPAFRTYVEHVLAPHLHPGDLVVMDNLRVHDSPAAEAAIERAGAREVRLPPYSPDYNPIEEMWSKLKARLRRTAARTTPALHRAIADALDHVTAKDIRGWIQHSWLYATPW
- a CDS encoding IS5 family transposase is translated as MRTRRYPSDISDEQWALIEPLIPVYPGGRPRRTDVREVLDAILYMLRTGCQRRYLPEGFPPRSTAWRYFDEWRSNGTLDRVHDALRRKVRTKEKPYRPRTTASVDSQSVDSTSGGEQRGRDNAKNVDGRKRHIVVDSMGLLLAVLVTAASVDDARAATELFARLDGQPMGKVTRMYADSKYHNFRLYGWVEANTRWEMAIIRPTRYPALLKSTFSRSARTCPPSTPELVEVGSSRSWFSGSGPPLAGR